From a region of the Coffea arabica cultivar ET-39 chromosome 3e, Coffea Arabica ET-39 HiFi, whole genome shotgun sequence genome:
- the LOC113738136 gene encoding uncharacterized protein isoform X1, whose product MMADVAASPYLSPRLVNCSSVGVSLLLLLLPASHFAPPGLKQVSFGWAIIQTKERHLRSNIICDSKHMIVELSDGSLYNISWKGEFCGVVNLDISLSDGSGAGKLSHSLDNGLPSNGAQGVSLPMNYMRKKSAIVHMEFSFSLRLLFLLFCDGQLVSCSASKKGLKQANLIKVEKKLASGYAVCASVASEQQILAVGTKRGDAELYDLTDSASLVRAVSLYDWG is encoded by the exons ATGATGGCCGATGTAGCTGCTTCTCCTTACCTCTCCCCACGACTGGTCAATTGTTCTTCCGTTGGTGTTTCCCTACTGCTGCTCCTTCTCCCTGCTTCCCATTTCGCTCCGCCAG GTTTGAAGCAAGTGTCCTTTGGATGGGCGATAATACAGACGAAGGAGAGACATCTAAG GAGCAACATTATCTGTGATAGCAAACATATGATTGTTGAACTTTCTGATGGATCATTGTATAATATATCATGGAAGGGAGAG TTCTGTGGGGTTGTTAATCTTGACATTTCACTCTCTGATGGAAGTGGAGCTGGTAAATTGTCTCATTCTTTGGACAATGGTCTTCCTTCTAATGGAGCACAAGGTGTTTCTCTGCCCATGAATTATATGAGGAAGAAGTCTGCTATTGTGCACATGGAGTTTTCCTTCTCACTGAGGTTACTGTTTTTGCTCTTTTGTGATGGACAACTTGTGTCATGTTCTGCAAGTAAGAAAGGGTTAAAGCAAGCTAATTTAATTAAAGTTGAAAAGAAGCTGGCATCTGGTTATGCTGTATGTGCCTCAGTTGCTTCAGAGCAACAAATTCTTGCTGTGGGTACAAAAAGGGGAGATGCTGAATTGTATGACCTCACAGATTCTGCTTCCCTTGTTCGTGCTGTTTCTTTATATGACTGGGGGTAA
- the LOC113736740 gene encoding uncharacterized protein, which translates to MIAKEKGRKRVSEEEEIGKLFIGIMEGYKDSLIPPLSEFNPAIERTNCEKGSSSSKKRDRTEASEIKSVQNERNRRGKMAESYSVLLSLVPSLFPIPKPSRERTLTETINYIRSLEQEKERLEGLKSSLLQKPVLSGCTTYLMNPSVTASLCNGVAFFGIQLPAKRGLLRKIAKAFEKYHAEVLEVTIFVNDHGMLTLTGTFMVGNDGAFVVEKIKKEILIL; encoded by the exons ATGATTGCCAAAGAAAAGGGCCGAAAACGAGTGAGCGAGGAAGAGGAAATAGGAAAGCTTTTCATCGGAATTATGGAGGGGTATAAGGATTCATTGATTCCACCATTGTCTGAGTTCAATCCCGCGATTGAAAGGACAAATTGTGAAAAGGGTTCGAGCAGTTCCAAGAAAAGAGATAGGACTGAAGCTTCTGAGATTAAAAGTGTCCAAAATGAACGGAATAGAAGAGGGAAAATGGCTGAAAGCTACTCCGTTCTTCTGTCTTTGGTCCCTTCTCTCTTCCCAATTCCCAAG CCCTCAAGGGAGAGGACTCTGACAGAGACAATAAACTATATTAGAAGTTTGGAGCAAGAGAAAGAGAGATTGGAAGGTCTGAAGAGCTCATTACTGCAGAAGCCAGTCTTATCTGGTTGTACTACGTATTTGATGAATCCCTCTGTTACTGCCAGTTTATGCAATGGTGTTGCATTTTTTGGGATCCAATTGCCTGCTAAAAGGGGTTTATTGAGAAAGATTGCCAAGGCTTTTGAGAAGTATCATGCCGAGGTTTTGGAGGTTACCATATTCGTTAATGATCACGGAATGTTGACTTTAACTGGCACGTTTATGGTGGGGAATGATGGAGCTTTTGTTGTTGAGAAGATCAAGAAAGAAATTCTGATTCTGTAG
- the LOC113738136 gene encoding uncharacterized protein isoform X2, translating into MLTDDVCFGLKQVSFGWAIIQTKERHLRSNIICDSKHMIVELSDGSLYNISWKGEFCGVVNLDISLSDGSGAGKLSHSLDNGLPSNGAQGVSLPMNYMRKKSAIVHMEFSFSLRLLFLLFCDGQLVSCSASKKGLKQANLIKVEKKLASGYAVCASVASEQQILAVGTKRGDAELYDLTDSASLVRAVSLYDWG; encoded by the exons ATGTTGACGGACGACGTTTGCTTTG GTTTGAAGCAAGTGTCCTTTGGATGGGCGATAATACAGACGAAGGAGAGACATCTAAG GAGCAACATTATCTGTGATAGCAAACATATGATTGTTGAACTTTCTGATGGATCATTGTATAATATATCATGGAAGGGAGAG TTCTGTGGGGTTGTTAATCTTGACATTTCACTCTCTGATGGAAGTGGAGCTGGTAAATTGTCTCATTCTTTGGACAATGGTCTTCCTTCTAATGGAGCACAAGGTGTTTCTCTGCCCATGAATTATATGAGGAAGAAGTCTGCTATTGTGCACATGGAGTTTTCCTTCTCACTGAGGTTACTGTTTTTGCTCTTTTGTGATGGACAACTTGTGTCATGTTCTGCAAGTAAGAAAGGGTTAAAGCAAGCTAATTTAATTAAAGTTGAAAAGAAGCTGGCATCTGGTTATGCTGTATGTGCCTCAGTTGCTTCAGAGCAACAAATTCTTGCTGTGGGTACAAAAAGGGGAGATGCTGAATTGTATGACCTCACAGATTCTGCTTCCCTTGTTCGTGCTGTTTCTTTATATGACTGGGGGTAA
- the LOC113738134 gene encoding CASP-like protein 1E2 → MESQYIGSNGGLEGRGKEVEVANKSSVRGSDVILRFLAFASTLVAAIVLGVDKQTKLVSMTVVSTLPPITVPVTAKWHYMSAFVYFVVANVVACAYAALSLLLVLGNRGAKKGLALMIITLDLVMVALLFSGGGAALAVGLIGYRGNSHVQWNKVCNVFGRFCDQVAGAIGVSLLGSAAFLLLVLLAMINLHKKHN, encoded by the exons ATGGAGAGTCAATACATCGGTAGCAATGGTGGATTGGAGGGGCGGGGAAAAGAAGTTGAGGTGGCCAACAAAAGCAGCGTGAGGGGATCAGACGTGATCTTGAGGTTCTTGGCTTTTGCTTCGACGCTTGTGGCAGCCATAGTTCTGGGAGTTGACAAGCAGACTAAGCTGGTTTCCATGACTGTGGTTTCAACCCTTCCGCCTATAACTGTTCCGGTCACGGCTAAGTGGCATTATATGTCCGCCTTTGT GTACTTTGTGGTGGCAAATGTTGTAGCATGTGCATATGCAGCCCTTTCACTACTGCTTGTGTTGGGAAATAGGGGTGCAAAGAAAGGTCTTGCATTGATGATCATCACCCTTGACCTAGTGATGGTGGCGCTGCTCTTTTCCGGCGGCGGAGCTGCCTTAGCTGTTGGCCTCATCGGCTACCGAGGAAACTCCCATGTGCAATGGAACAAGGTTTGTAACGTGTTCGGAAGGTTCTGCGATCAGGTGGCTGGAGCCATTGGCGTTTCCTTGCTCGGCTCAGCAGCATTTCTCTTGCTGGTGTTGCTTGCTATGATCAACCTACACAAGAAACACAACTAA
- the LOC113738135 gene encoding CASP-like protein 1 — MASSEKAAPGPEKIEAAVTATEPEKIEPPPPAKPTLVPEEPPPETKAVATESPPINYFPTIDVVLRVLLFAAAVVSVVVTVTSKQTELVAIPFPPFRAPVPAKFNHSPALIYLVAALSVAGLYGIISTLLSVYALLKPDWSTRLLSHLVIFDVLLLGIVASATGAAGGVAYVGLKGNSHVGWRKVCDTYDVFCKHLASSIAISLFASVLLVLLVLLSIYSLSKKIPK, encoded by the exons ATGGCTTCTTCAGAGAAAGCAGCACCAGGACCAGAGAAGATTGAGGCAGCAGTCACAGCGACAGAGCCAGAAAAGATTGAACCACCACCACCAGCAAAACCAACCCTGGTGCCGGAAGAGCCGCCGCCGGAGACTAAAGCTGTAGCAACTGAGTCCCCTCCTATCAACTACTTTCCAACAATTGATGTGGTTTTGAGGGTTCTATTGTTTGCTGCAGCAGTGGTATCTGTTGTAGTTACTGTAACTAGTAAGCAAACCGAACTTGTTGCAATACCATTTCCACCTTTCCGGGCACCCGTCCCTGCTAAATTCAATCATTCACCCGCCCTCAT ATACCTTGTAGCAGCACTCTCAGTTGCTGGCCTGTACGGCATCATATCTACGTTGTTGTCTGTTTATGCCCTCTTGAAACCAGATTGGTCAACAAGGCTGTTGTCACATTTGGTGATATTCGACGTG CTACTTCTGGGAATTGTAGCTTCTGCAACTGGAGCTGCAGGTGGAGTTGCATATGTAGGACTGAAGGGCAACTCCCATGTTGGCTGGCGAAAAGTGTGCGACACATATGATGTGTTCTGCAAACATCTTGCAAGTTCTATAGCAATCTCATTGTTCGCTTCAGTCCTGCTGGTATTGCTTGTTTTGCTCTCCATTTACTCATTATCCAAGAAGATTCCTAAGTAG